A DNA window from Hordeum vulgare subsp. vulgare chromosome 1H, MorexV3_pseudomolecules_assembly, whole genome shotgun sequence contains the following coding sequences:
- the LOC123446432 gene encoding protein NRT1/ PTR FAMILY 5.10-like, producing MAPPESDSGSSAPLLRAGSGHRPATGGWRSALFIIWVEVAERFAYYGISSNLISYLTGPLGESTAAAAAAVNAWSGAASMLPLLGAAVADSWLGRYRTIVASSLLYITGLGMLTLSSMLPSPEGQQCTVSAQGRRECPRSSLQTAFFYVSLYLVAIAQSGHKPCVQAFGADQFDVTDPSESSSRGSFFNWWYFGICGSATVTVALMSYVQDNVSWGLGFGVPCLIMLLALVVFLLGTRTYRFYGSGHGEGAGAFSRVGRAVKAWRKRSPEGGALVQHGDCSEDAVLMEEVRGVARLFPIWATCLLYGVVFAQPPTLFTKQAATLDRRVGSSSLQVPPAALQCFLGVSVVTCIVLYDRVLVPLARRITGVVSGITMLQRIGTGMALALSALVIAALVEMKRLGAARDAGVVDQPDAVVPMSLWWIVPQYVLLGAADVFAMVGMQEFFYDQMPVELKSLGLALYLSVLGVGSFISSFLISVIDSLTKRGGGTSWFADNLNRGHLDYFYVLLAALSALELLAFLYFSATYVYKRKHVNLH from the exons ATGGCGCCGCCGGAGTCGGACTCCGGCTCCTCTGCTCCGCTCCTTCGCGCCGGATCCGGCCACCGCCCCGCCACCGGCGGCTGGAGGTCCGCTCTCTTCATAATCT GGGTGGAGGTGGCGGAGCGGTTCGCGTACTACGGCATCTCCTCCAACCtcatcagctacctgaccggcccgctcggtgagagcacggccgccgccgccgccgccgtcaacgCCTGGTCCGGCGCCGCGTCCATGCTGCCGCTGCTCGGCGCCGCCGTAGCCGACTCGTGGCTCGGCCGCTACCGCACCATCGTCGCCTCCTCTCTGCTCTACATCACG GGCCTAGGCATGCTGACGCTCTCGTCCATGCTCCCGTCGCCTGAGGGCCAGCAATGCACAGTCTCCGCCCAAGGCCGGCGAGAATGCCCGCGTTCCTCCCTCCAGACGGCCTTCTTCTACGTCTCGCTCTACCTGGTGGCCATTGCGCagagcggccacaagccctgcgtgCAGGCATTCGGCGCCGACCAGTTCGACGTGACGGACCCCAGCGAGTCGTCGTCGCGAGGCTCCTTCTTCAACTGGTGGTACTTCGGGATCTGCGGCAGCGCGACCGTCACCGTCGCGCTCATGAGCTACGTCCAGGACAACGTCAGCTGGGGCCTTGGCTTCGGCGTGCCGTGCCTGATCATGCTGCTCGCGCTCGTCGTCTTCCTGCTCGGCACCAGGACGTACCGGTTCTACGGCTCCGGTCACGGCGAGGGCGCCGGTGCGTTCTCCCGTGTCGGTAGGGCCGTCAAGGCGTGGCGCAAGAGGTCGCCGGAGGGTGGCGCCTTGGTACAGCACGGTGACTGCTCGGAGGACGCTGTCCTCATGGAGGAGGTGAGGGGCGTGGCGAGGCTGTTCCCGATATGGGCGACGTGTCTGCTCTACGGGGTGGTGTTCGCGCAGCCGCCGACGCTGTTCACGAAGCAGGCGGCGACACTGGACCGGAGGGTCGGGTCGTCGTCGTTGCAGGTGCCACCCGCGGCGCTCCAGTGCTTCTTGGGCGTCAGCGTCGTCACATGCATCGTGTTGTACGACCGCGTCCTGGTGCCCCTGGCGCGCAGGATCACCGGCGTCGTCTCGGGCATCACCATGCTCCAGCGGATCGGcacgggcatggcgctcgccctcaGCGCGCTCGTGATCGCCGCGCTGGTGGAGATGAAGCGGCTCGGCGCGGCGAGGGACGCCGGCGTGGTGGATCAGCCCGACGCCGTGGTGCCCATGAGCCTGTGGTGGATTGTGCCGCAGTACGTGCTCCTCGGCGCGGCGGACGTGTTCGCCATGGTCGGCATGCAGGAGTTCTTCTACGACCAGATGCCCGTCGAGCTCAAGAGCCTCGGGCTGGCGCTCTACCTGAGCGTCCTCGGCGTCGGAAGCTTCATCAGCAGCTTCCTCATCTCGGTCATCGACAGCTTGACGAAGCGGGGCGGCGGGACGAGCTGGTTCGCCGACAATCTGAACAGGGGCCATCTTGATTACTTCTACGTGCTCCTCGCTGCGCTCAGCGCGCTGGAGCTCCTTGCTTTCCTTTACTTCTCAGCGACTTACGTTTACAAGAGAAAGCATGTCAATCTTCACTGA